The bacterium sequence CCTCAACGCGACGCGGGTCATGGCCCCGTCCCCGTAGGGCAGGACCTTTAGGACGGTGTAGGCGGCTCCGCCTACGGTGATGGCCGCACCCGACACAAGGCCGGGCAGTGCGCCGCTCTGGACGTGCACGGTCTCATCTGCCGCTACGACGGCCGGCATCTCACCGCCGAGGATCTCGACAGCCTCCCGGTCGAGCAGTCCAGTCACCGTGGTTGCGCCAAGGGTGACCTCGACGCCGCCACCGGCTTCAGCCAGATCAACCAGGATCGCGGTGATGTCGGATTCGCCGAGGAACATCGGTCAGCTCACCTTCTTGATGCCCACGAACTCCACGCCGAAGTCGAACGACGGGGTGGTGCCGGCGATCGTCCCGATCACCCGCAGATACCGCTTCAGGTCGGACGCGTTCAGCTTCATGACCTTGACGCCGGCCGTCTCGGCGACGCTGGTGATCTGGGAGAAGGCCCCGCTGGTCACATCGGCGTAGGTCGAGTCGTCGTCCGAGTGCTGGAGCTTCACGTCGAGGGTCGGCGTGGTTCCGGTACCGGCCGAGGTGTTCAGCAGGACCAGGGCCACACCCTCGAAGTCGAGCAGGTCGATGCCAGTGCCGGTCAGGGTGGTGGTGCGCCGGGCGGCCGGGGCGAGTTCACCGCTCACGGCCTGGGCCAGGGCGTTCAACAGGTGGGTCATCGGGTTACCTCCCGCCGGCGCGTGGCCGGCTTTTGCGCTCTTGGGGCGTCACTGTGTCGGGGTCTCGGCTTTCAGGGGCCGGGTCCTGGTGGCTAACGGCAGCGGGCCCGGAGGCCTTGATGGCCTCCGGACCCACCTCGGGCGCAGAAGGGATGACGCGGGCATAGCCCATCCGGACCTTCTTGCGGGCGTCGGCAATCGACAGATCCTTCGGAGCCACCAGGACCTGACCCGGGAAGACGTCGTTGCCTTCGCCACCCAGGCAGTGTCCTGTTGTGACCTCGATCGTGAGCTTGCCCTGCTCCGTCATGCGATCCATCCCTCTGTGCCAGGCTACGACAGCGTCGCGCCGGTTCCCTTGACGAACGACTCGCCGCGGCGGACCGCGGTATCGCCCATCGAATAGCTGGTGATCAGGATCTGGCCGCGGGCGGCCTTGGTGACCACGTCGACCACGATCTCCAGGTCGTTGCCCCACATGCCCACGAGCAGATCGTTCCAGTTGCCGAAGATCAGGCCGTGCTCGTTGCTACCTGCCCCCAGCGTCTTGGAGATCTGGTTCGTGGTGCGGGCGGGGTAGCCGCCGAGCTCACCCTCGCGGTAGGTGCCGGCCCACAGGAAGACCGGGTAGCCGCTGACCAGGGGAGTGCGCTTGAGCACCCCGGCCATCAGCGGCGTGGTCATCCAGGACAGGGCCCCGAGGTCGGCGTTCTTGTCCGCGACCAGGGCGGGCATCGTGGTGATGTCCTCAAGGTCGGGGACGCCGCCCACGGGATGGGACTGCACGTCGGCTGCCCCGTAGATGCCCACCGGCTGCTTGTCCGTGCCCTTGCCGTGCAGAGCGCCGAGGTCAATGGCCAGACCGTGGCCAGTGGCGAGGTCGCTCCTGATGTCGGCTTCGACATCGATGGAGGACATCACCAGCAGCTGCCGCGGGATCTGGACCTGACCGATCAGCGTCTTGGGCGAGAGCGACACGTAGCCGTACGCGGGCTCGGACTGCGGGGCGTCACTGGGCGGGTTCTCTTCCATCCAGGTGACGATCGGGGCGCCGGTCTTCTTGTTGAAGTAGACCACCCCCTGTAGGCCCGGATAGAGCTTGGCGCCAGCGACCAGCACCAGCGCGCGGTTGCGCAGCAGGTCGATCATGTCGGGCATGACCTGCTGGCCAACGAGCGTGGCCCCGCCGGTCGGCTGGGCCGTGCCCAGCACACGCTGCTGGTCGTCGTCGTGCAGACGCCAGGGGACGAGCACGCCGCCGTGATCCGCACCGGTGCGGTGCTTGGTGAGTTCCTCGTGGACCTCGGCCTCGAGCCCGTCGTACCGGGCGCGCTTGCCGTCCATCAGCTCGGCCTGCATGCGGATCGCGCGGTGGATGGAGTAGCGCTTTTTGTCCCGGGCCGGCATCGCAGCCAGGGATTCGGCCGAGGGCTGACCTGGGCCGTGGGTGCGGACCGCCTTGAGGATCTCGCGCGAGACCTGATCGGGGCTCAGGCCTTGCCGGATCCATCCAGCCGCCTTTTCGGTGACCCCGTGAACCTGGGCCATGTCCATGATCTCGGCCGCCTCAGCACCGCGATCGCGGGTTTCGACCACCTTGGGTGCCGGCGCAGCCGCCGCCGACCCGACCGGGGCCTCGGTGCCCGGCGCGGGCGTGACAGCCGCGGTGGGCGGGGTTCCTGCTTCGACACTCATGGTTCGTTCTCCTTCGGTGGCGGGCTCTTCGATCGTGAACTCGACCAGATCGACGTCGGCTGCGGCGCGCGTGCGGCCGAAACCGACCTTGTGGTCAGCGGGGATGGGTTCGGTGGAGACTTCGTAGGGCATCCAACGGCAGCGGTAGGTGGCAACGCCGGTCTTCTTGTCCTTGGCGACCATCTGCATCGACAGGACCTGGTAACCGACCGACACGGTCTTGATGTGCCCCTCGCGGAGCATCGTTTCCTGCTCCTGCCCCAGGGGGATCGAGGAGAAGCTCGCCAGGCCGCGCAGGCGTTTGCTCTGCGGATCGAGCGCGATGTCGTTGACCGAGCCGAAGTGCAGAAGCCGCTGGTGGGATTTGATCAGGGGCAGGCCGCTGGCGGCCCGGGACAGGTCCACGTCGCTGGACTCGTGGGAGAGGATCTCATCGTAGTCCTCCCAGGTATCCCAGGAGAACCGGCGCACCGGCGCTTCGCTCGAGAAGGTGACGGGGTAGAGCCGAACGTCTCCCTCGGCGCCATCGGTGCGCGCCTCGACCTCGACGTCGAAGTTCCGGTACTGGATCCGCGGCACCTTGACGGTGCGCGTTTTTACGGGTGCTGCCACGTGCGTGTTCATGGCAACAGTAGTGGTGGATCTGAGAAGCCCCCACCAATCTAAATGTCATTTAGATTGGTGGGCCGCATCACGGAGTGGCAGCGTGGCGGCATGGCACACGAGTATTCCGCACTTCCCGAGTCGTTCTCGGCAGGGACGACCGTCAGGTACCGCAAGCGGTTGAGCGATTTCCCGGCCACGGCTGGCTGGACGCTCAAGCTGCATCTGGCTGGCGCCAGCGTGCGTTCTGCGACCGCCGCCGCGGACGGGGACGATTTCGTCGTGACGATCGCCGCGACCGATACCGAGTCCTCTTTCGCCGCCGGGCTCTACCAGTGGACAGAGCGCGTCTCGAACATCGCCGGCGAGGTCTACGAGGTCGCCTCGGGCATCGTAACCGTGGTGGCGAACCTGGCCGAGGCGACCGAGGGCAGCGAGCAGCAGTGGATCGAGCGCTCAGTCGCGGTGCTCAAGGCCCACATCGAGGGGCGGCTGGCTGCAGGGATGGAGTCGTACCAGATCGCCGGTCGCGTCGTTGCGAAGATGCCGATCAAGGAAGCAGTCGGCCTGTTGACCACCCTCGAATCCCGCCTGGCGCGCCTCAGAAACCCTGATTTCATCACGCGGCCGGTTCTGGTCTCGTTCACCGGTCCGGGGTTCGAGCGATGAAGCGGCGGTCGTTTCATCAGCGCCTCGGAAGGGCGATTCGGCTGGCCTGGGTAGAGATCGCGGGGGCCAGGAGCGTCTACGACGGCGCCGGCGTGCATCGGCTCCTGCTCGATTGGATCACGCAGGCCCGTTCGGCCGACGAGGAGATCCGCGGCGATCTGCGGCTCCTGCGCGCCCGGGCGCGTGAGCTCGGGCGCAACAACAGCTACGTCAAACGCTACTTCCGGCTCCTGGTGAACAACGTTATCGGTCCGATGGGGATCAAGCTCCAGGCCCAGGTGAAGATCGGCGCCGAGGCCGACGTGAAGACCAACGCCGCCATCGAGGCTGCCTGGAACGACTGGGCAAGCTCGCCTGTTACCGTCGATGGGCGCCTGACGCTGCGCCGCTTCGAGAAGCTGATCCTCAAGACGGTGGCCTGCGACGGTGAAGCCTTCGTCCGGCTCTGGCGCGGGCATGAGGGCAACACCTACGGTCTGGCCCTGCAGGCGATCGACGCCGACCTGATCGACGAGACCTTTAGCTGGTCCCGCCGCGGCAGCGAGAACGAGATCCGGATGGGGGTCGAGGTCGACGCTCTCTCGCGCCCGGTCGGCTACTGGGTATGGAATACCCCGGCCTTCAGCGTCGATCTTCTGCGGGAGCGCTACTTCATCCCCGCGGGCGAGATGCTCCATCTGTACGACCCCGAGCGCGTGAACCAGACCCGCGGAGTCACGTGGGTCCACTCGGTGATGGTCCCAGCCCACATGCTGAACGCCTACGAGGAGAGCGAGGCCGTGGCCGCGCGGATCGGCGCGTCGAAGATGGGCTTGTTCGAGAAGAGGATCGACTCGGTGGCCGGCGACCTGGCGAGCGAGCGCAAGCCCGCCACCATGGAGGCCAACCCGGGGACCTTCGAGATCGTCCCGGACGGCTACGAGTTCAAGGCCTGGGA is a genomic window containing:
- a CDS encoding phage major capsid protein; amino-acid sequence: MNTHVAAPVKTRTVKVPRIQYRNFDVEVEARTDGAEGDVRLYPVTFSSEAPVRRFSWDTWEDYDEILSHESSDVDLSRAASGLPLIKSHQRLLHFGSVNDIALDPQSKRLRGLASFSSIPLGQEQETMLREGHIKTVSVGYQVLSMQMVAKDKKTGVATYRCRWMPYEVSTEPIPADHKVGFGRTRAAADVDLVEFTIEEPATEGERTMSVEAGTPPTAAVTPAPGTEAPVGSAAAAPAPKVVETRDRGAEAAEIMDMAQVHGVTEKAAGWIRQGLSPDQVSREILKAVRTHGPGQPSAESLAAMPARDKKRYSIHRAIRMQAELMDGKRARYDGLEAEVHEELTKHRTGADHGGVLVPWRLHDDDQQRVLGTAQPTGGATLVGQQVMPDMIDLLRNRALVLVAGAKLYPGLQGVVYFNKKTGAPIVTWMEENPPSDAPQSEPAYGYVSLSPKTLIGQVQIPRQLLVMSSIDVEADIRSDLATGHGLAIDLGALHGKGTDKQPVGIYGAADVQSHPVGGVPDLEDITTMPALVADKNADLGALSWMTTPLMAGVLKRTPLVSGYPVFLWAGTYREGELGGYPARTTNQISKTLGAGSNEHGLIFGNWNDLLVGMWGNDLEIVVDVVTKAARGQILITSYSMGDTAVRRGESFVKGTGATLS
- a CDS encoding phage portal protein is translated as MKRRSFHQRLGRAIRLAWVEIAGARSVYDGAGVHRLLLDWITQARSADEEIRGDLRLLRARARELGRNNSYVKRYFRLLVNNVIGPMGIKLQAQVKIGAEADVKTNAAIEAAWNDWASSPVTVDGRLTLRRFEKLILKTVACDGEAFVRLWRGHEGNTYGLALQAIDADLIDETFSWSRRGSENEIRMGVEVDALSRPVGYWVWNTPAFSVDLLRERYFIPAGEMLHLYDPERVNQTRGVTWVHSVMVPAHMLNAYEESEAVAARIGASKMGLFEKRIDSVAGDLASERKPATMEANPGTFEIVPDGYEFKAWEPEHPTAQFPAFIKQMLRKIASGFSVFYNVLANDAEGVSYSTMRSFALVERDDWRSIQQDFIDLWRRPLYSAWLGMAFLTGALKLASR